The genomic window CAATGTCGGTATTAAGGTAATTGATGCTGGTTAGCAGTTTTGCTGGTTGGCAAGGCAATCAGTTTATTATCGTAAGATTTAAGGACATTAAAATCAATTTGATAAATGCTATTGGTGTTGTTGATAGTATTAAAATTTTCTTGGTGCGTTTTTTTATCAAAAGTAAAAAAATAACTTCTTAGTAATAATTCTGAATTACCAGTAACATTGATTAAGTATTTTTTGGGATAAAAAGTAATTAACGAGCGATAAAAGAAACTGATTTGAATAAAGTAATCTTTGTTGTAATTATCTACTCCCTTAAAATCAATTTCGTTATAAGTTTTTTCATCCATATCAAAAGTCTTATAAAATAAACTAGCAAAGAAATTGCCGAGAATTTCATAGATTTCGCTAAAAATATTTTTATAATTGTTAATGTTAATACTAGAAATGTTGTTTTTAAAATAAAGGTAAATGTCATTTTTTAATTCAGGGTCATAACGCAGAAAACTAAATTTAACATTAAGATAATTTAATGTTCCAAAAAGATGCTTAATTAGGTAATAATCATTAGTCTTTTCGGTGCCGTATTTTCAGATTTTACTTTCACTGTGCAATAAATTGTAAATAGTCATTACCTGCGATTAAGATTTTATTAAAAGCTTTCATTTTTAAAACATTCTTATTAATTTCATTCTCACTACCAGAAGTCTCATGATAAAAATAGCTTTCATCTTTAAAGCCGTGATTTTTAATCATAAATTCTTTATAGTAACCTTTTTCTAAGGTATCAATGAAATTAAATACGGGGGTTCAATAGAGATAAGAGTAATTAAATTTATCAAAATCACCACGGTGAATCATTAAGTAATCAAGATTATCAAAAATATCGTTATAGTTATGGTTACCGTAAAAATTGGTGGTTGTTTCTGACAAATCAATATCCGTACTTGGTTTAGTTTCTAATTTTGCTAAAAATTTTTTAACATGAAATTTGTTTGAACCCGGATAATTATACTCTTGTATTGTTATTTTTACATCTTTAATTTTTTTAGCAGTATAAAAATATTCAATATTTGTTTTTTGAAAATCTTTATCAAAAAATTCTCTTTCTTCTAGGATGTTGTTTTCTTTTTTATAATTATAAATTTCTTTAATTTCTTTAAATACCGGTTCATTGGTAAAGACAGCAAACCCTCTAGTGTTTTCTCCATAATTTTTTATTTCCAAAGGTAATTGCTCTTTTACTGAATCAATATTAATATATACTGGGTCACTGCCTTTTCTATACAATGATTGTAAATAACTGTTATTTATTTCTGAAAATTTTAAGTCATATGTTTTATATTGAAATTGTTGTGTTTCGCTTTCTTTTTTAGAACAGCCGACTATTGATAATATTGTTAATGTGGAAAGAGTTATTATATTTAAAATTGGATAGGTTACAATAAGTTGGACCACATTTATGTGAACTTTCAAAATAAGATAAAATTATATAAGAAAGTAGGAATATAAAAATGGTCAAAAATTCATATACAGATGAATTTAAAAAACAAATTGTCGTGCTTTATCAAAACGGGAAAAGCATTATTGAAATTATTAATGAATAGGGTATTTCAAAATCTGCTATTTATAATTGAATAAAATCATTCGATAATTATGATTCTTTTAAAGCAAAAGATATCAAAGTAATGAAGAAAATGAATTAATTTACTTACGAAAAGAAAACCAACAATTACAAATGGAAAAAGATATTTTAAAGCAAGCGGCACTGATAATGGCCAAAAAATAACAATAATTAATAACAACAAAAACAAATATTCAGTGAGGAAAATATGTAAGATTTTGGGTTTATCAAAATCAACATATTAATATTATTATCAACCTAATAAATGTATTAACAAGCAGGTTAATAATTATGAACAAGAAGTTATCAGTGCATTTAATAAAAGTCGCAAAATTTATGGGGCTCGTAAAATTAAAGCCGTTTTAATAAGAAAAGATACCATCTTATCGCGGCGAAAAATCAGATGCATTATGATCAAAAATAATTTGGTTTCTAAATACACCAAATTAAAATATCGTAATCACAAAACAACAGCCAATAATGCCAAAATCAGTAATGTTTAAACCGTGAATTTAACAATAAAAACCAAATAAAGCTGTTGTTAGTGATTTAACATATGTGCAAGTTGATGGGAAATGACATTATATTTGCTTATTAATTGACTTGTTTAATCGCGAAGTAATTGACTATAATGCCGGGCCAAACAAAACCGCCGAACTAAGTTCAACAAGCTTTTCATAAAATAACACGATCATTAAATAAAATCACTTTATTTCATACCGATCGTGGCATGAGGGACGCATAAAGTTTTGTTAGGTGGGAAAATGTTTAAATAATTTTTAATGACAAGCAACGACAATTTAATTATCATTTTATTTAAAAAATAAGTAATAAAACAAAATATTTAATATCAACAAACATAATCTCAATAAAAGGTTATAAAAACTAAGAAAAACGCTTATAAAAACAACATTAAAATAAGTTTTTACAACAAAAATCATACATAAGAAATATATACTTAATTTGAATATTGAAATAATTTATAGTAAATGATTATTTTTTCTTTTTTAAAAAATACCTAAGAAAACTAAACGCGGCCGTAATTGAGTTCAAAAATAAAATCATTGATGAAATTTTAATAATCTTTAATATTAAAAGATCATTAAGCGATAAAGGTTGTCCTTATGATAATGCTGTGCCTGAAACAACTTACAAAACCTTTAAAACGGAATTTATTAAGGGTAAAAAATTTGAAAATTTAACACAATTAAAACGCGTCCTAATTGTTCAATTTTCTGATTTTTTGGTTTCATATTCAAAGACTTTATGATTCATTAACTGATAATAAGCTGTTCTATTAATACTTTCAATTGTTTTTAAATTTTCTTTAATAATGGTCATAGCAATTTTTTTATTATTTTTTTCTTCGGTAATATTATATTCAGAATTAAAACCAACAATAACTAAAGGTGGTAGTATTAAAAATAAAAGTGATGTAAAAATTTTTAATAATTGATAAACATTTTTCATATTTTTAAATTATCCTTTCTGATGTTAACTGTTAATAAAATGCAATAGAATTGGCACATAACCTTTAATTTTATTTACTATTTTGATAATATTATTTTTTAGGTGAAGTACAAATGTTAGATAAATACAAAGATAAAAATGAATTTTATAGTTTAAGTAGGCATAAAATGTTATGGTTATGTACCAAGTCTATTAAATTAAACAAAAAGCTGGTAACTCAATTACCAGCTTTTTAATTTTGTAAATAATCTTTACCTTTTTGAATTTCATTTAAAGATAAATCTAAATAATCTAATTGCCGTAAAACCTCATAACTTACAGCACAAACAACATTGGCGACATTAAGACTGCGAATATTAATACTCATTGGTAAACGAAAACATTGATTCAAATGTTCTTGTAATATCGTTTTTGGAATACCAGACGATTCTTTACCGAATACTAAATATATTGGTGTTTCACTTTTTGTAAAATCAATAGCACTAGGTGGTTTTTGACCATATCTTGTGGAAAAAAATAAGTTAGAATTAGGATTTTTACTAAGAAAACTATTTCAATCTTCATAACTTTCATATTGTAAAAATTCAAAATAGTTAGCAGATGACCGAATAATAAAACGATCATCTAAAAAGAACCCTAATGGTTCAATTAAATGCAGTTTGGCATTAATAGCAACACAAGTTCGCATAACAGAACCAACATTACCAGCAATTTCTGGTTCATATAAAACAATGTTAATTTTAGTATTCATTATTATCTTCCTTACTTATTCAATTAACCATCTTTTGTATTGCTATCGCACGATGTGATATTTGATTTTTTTCTTGTGCTGTTATTTCACCTAGCGTTTTTTTTATATTCTGGTAAATAAAATATGGTATCATATCATAACCAAAACCATAATTACTTTGGCATTCACTATGAATTAAACCATTTAACAAACCGACAAAAACTTTTTCAATATTTTTAGTAACATCAACAAAAGCAAGAGCACAAACATAGCGACAATCTCGGAATTTAAT from Spiroplasma endosymbiont of Agriotes lineatus includes these protein-coding regions:
- a CDS encoding IS3 family transposase — protein: MSAFNKSRKIYGARKIKAVLIRKDTILSRRKIRCIMIKNNLVSKYTKLKYRNHKTTANNAKISNV
- a CDS encoding tRNA (cytidine(34)-2'-O)-methyltransferase, whose translation is MNTKINIVLYEPEIAGNVGSVMRTCVAINAKLHLIEPLGFFLDDRFIIRSSANYFEFLQYESYEDWNSFLSKNPNSNLFFSTRYGQKPPSAIDFTKSETPIYLVFGKESSGIPKTILQEHLNQCFRLPMSINIRSLNVANVVCAVSYEVLRQLDYLDLSLNEIQKGKDYLQN
- a CDS encoding non-canonical purine NTP pyrophosphatase, with the translated sequence MIYLQLLLENKCLYKNCPKKGCQSTIEEIGVTFVENSLIKARILSKLLQKPALGDDSGLEILALDNFLGIYSVRWMDTTDGFMQASNVILEKMINIKFRDCRYVCALAFVDVTKNIEKVFVGLLNGLIHSECQSNYGFGYDMIPYFIYQNIKKTLGEITAQEKNQISHRAIAIQKMVNWISKEDNNEY